One Geminocystis sp. M7585_C2015_104 genomic window carries:
- the minC gene encoding septum site-determining protein MinC, whose translation MMEQQNIQGNNEEKKGKVEPTIKEQINLTRKGKIVEVTLPATTEGGENETWQKIIDDFKYRLQKIEKSWQPGTKTQLQTQGRLLDRRQLNELKTILEQVGLELELVITKRRQTAVAAASSGYSVIQDIMEEPKETSQELSEPLYLKTTIRSGVEICHPGSVVVVGDLNPGATIVAGGDVLIWGVLRGIAHAGANGNRQAVIMALKMQPTQLRIAGLVARAPSSLPPHPVPEVAYISSEGIRICAAELFYRSYEYLPSSQYWVVGRERQATFPTTSHSP comes from the coding sequence ATGATGGAGCAGCAAAATATTCAGGGGAATAATGAAGAGAAAAAAGGGAAAGTCGAGCCGACAATAAAAGAACAAATAAACCTAACCAGGAAGGGCAAAATAGTAGAGGTAACACTGCCGGCAACAACAGAGGGGGGAGAAAATGAGACATGGCAGAAAATAATAGACGACTTCAAGTATAGACTACAAAAAATAGAAAAGTCATGGCAACCCGGTACAAAAACCCAACTACAAACCCAGGGACGTCTGTTGGACAGGCGACAATTGAATGAGTTAAAAACTATACTAGAACAGGTGGGACTGGAACTGGAGCTAGTAATTACAAAGAGGAGACAAACAGCAGTAGCGGCGGCCAGTAGCGGCTACTCCGTAATACAAGATATTATGGAAGAACCAAAGGAAACAAGTCAAGAACTATCGGAACCATTGTACCTGAAAACAACCATTCGTTCGGGGGTGGAAATTTGCCATCCAGGGAGTGTAGTGGTGGTGGGAGACTTAAATCCGGGTGCGACAATTGTGGCAGGGGGAGATGTTTTAATTTGGGGAGTATTACGGGGAATAGCCCATGCCGGGGCTAATGGCAATCGTCAGGCAGTAATCATGGCATTGAAAATGCAACCCACCCAGTTGAGGATTGCCGGATTAGTAGCCAGGGCCCCTTCCTCCCTCCCTCCCCATCCCGTGCCAGAAGTGGCCTATATTAGTTCGGAAGGGATAAGAATCTGTGCCGCTGAACTATTTTATCGCAGCTATGAGTATCTCCCCTCCTCCCAATACTGGGTGGTTGGGAGGGAGAGACAAGCCACTTTCCCTACAACCTCTCATAGCCCCTAG
- a CDS encoding alpha/beta fold hydrolase yields MTTHLAMAFYTWKGLRVAYRCCLPANPTSRAVVFVHGFGANSGHWRHNLPVIGKHYNSYALDLLGFGASDKPSPRLIPYTFETWGKQLGDFCREVVQQPVILVANSIGCIVAMQTAVFYPQLVLNIAAFNCSLRLLHERKRKTLPWYKNWGALVLQRLLRNRWLGSYFYHFLARKEVIRELLLQAYQEKRAVDEELVELIYQPSQSPGAMDVFLAFINYSTGPIPEELLPILPCPITFFWGSLDPWEPVHLGRKLAEYPCVKDFIELEGLGHCPHDEAPQVVNPLLLEWLAKI; encoded by the coding sequence ATGACGACACATCTGGCAATGGCCTTTTATACATGGAAGGGCCTCCGGGTAGCCTATCGCTGTTGTCTTCCCGCCAATCCCACCAGTAGGGCAGTGGTTTTTGTTCACGGTTTTGGGGCTAATAGTGGTCATTGGCGTCATAACCTCCCTGTAATAGGCAAACACTATAACAGTTATGCCCTTGACCTTCTGGGATTTGGAGCCTCTGACAAACCCAGTCCCCGTCTTATTCCATATACATTTGAAACTTGGGGCAAACAGCTGGGAGATTTTTGTAGGGAAGTGGTGCAACAGCCCGTCATCCTGGTGGCCAATTCCATAGGCTGTATAGTGGCAATGCAGACGGCAGTATTCTATCCCCAATTGGTTTTGAATATTGCCGCCTTTAATTGTTCACTACGTCTGTTACACGAGCGTAAACGAAAAACCCTCCCCTGGTATAAGAATTGGGGGGCCCTTGTTTTACAGAGGCTACTGAGGAACCGTTGGCTGGGGAGCTACTTTTATCACTTCCTTGCCCGCAAGGAGGTTATTAGGGAACTCCTACTGCAGGCATATCAAGAAAAGAGGGCAGTGGATGAGGAGTTAGTAGAGCTGATCTATCAGCCTTCTCAATCTCCGGGGGCCATGGATGTCTTTCTGGCCTTTATCAATTATTCTACTGGCCCTATACCAGAGGAGCTCCTTCCCATTCTACCCTGTCCTATTACTTTTTTTTGGGGGAGTCTAGATCCATGGGAGCCAGTACATTTGGGCAGAAAACTGGCAGAATACCCCTGTGTAAAGGATTTTATCGAATTGGAAGGGTTGGGTCACTGTCCCCACGATGAGGCGCCTCAGGTTGTCAATCCCCTCCTTTTAGAATGGTTGGCTAAAATCTAG
- a CDS encoding DUF1824 family protein, with protein MERFLAESLSLLKSYSCSQVKVINSQEEKKQLQEALKLIVSLSDAQNFGICADNIEEAVRSLNSYLRAFGSDFEVKIEKTREINSGVYMKFSTEKKNYYWESYPENYRGVLLTIFSRENEAIVGTYGYFPLDLFE; from the coding sequence ATGGAGAGGTTTTTGGCAGAGTCTTTGTCTCTATTAAAAAGTTATAGTTGTTCCCAGGTTAAAGTTATAAATTCCCAAGAGGAGAAAAAACAATTACAAGAGGCATTAAAACTAATTGTAAGTCTTTCTGACGCCCAAAACTTCGGTATTTGTGCCGACAACATCGAAGAGGCAGTGAGGAGTTTGAATTCCTATTTGAGGGCTTTTGGCAGTGATTTTGAAGTTAAAATTGAGAAGACAAGGGAGATAAATAGTGGAGTCTACATGAAGTTTAGCACCGAGAAAAAAAACTACTACTGGGAATCATATCCGGAAAATTATCGGGGGGTGCTGCTCACAATTTTTTCCAGGGAAAATGAGGCTATTGTGGGCACTTATGGTTATTTTCCCCTGGACCTTTTTGAGTGA